The following are from one region of the Phycisphaerales bacterium genome:
- a CDS encoding FG-GAP-like repeat-containing protein, with protein sequence MPRLAILLATLGMITFWTASAAGQACTEPDTICLVHLDGTIGVRYDAADAAGQAGHAVAFAGDLNGDGIDDLAVGEYEADGGYGGPGAVYLVYGKAAPFGARESLVALGQGEGTRLTPPPGVSGFGFELARLGDLDGDGYDDLAIGCYDRYGGVGRAYVLFGRAGGFPANASLDDPGVRSLALTAATPLSYASVAVSSAGDFNADGRPDLAIGAPYAGAGGEAYVLWGRDVPGGAEPFPEALTLGAWPASVGLTLRGGPGQAAGSSVAGAPFGRTGDANGDGINDLLVGAPLAAPAGRSRAGRFYLVYGSTAHGTGGRTIDLPAMPAGVGVRFDGLEERQYVGSRVAFLGDLNADGLDDFGTFSPAAGPSGSVDGRGWIRFGRAPGDGFLPIEPLWADDAGRGFELRADRALSRYFGVGAAAIGDFDGDGIDDALIGASLTSYWPPYEAGRGFILQGARSWPARVELGSSPERYIPIDGDSDDQEAGASVAGLGDLNGDGLADLVLGAPGQVGDAGPPGAAYVVFGGAIASACPADVDRDGALTVFDFLAFQNLFGDGDPRADLDGDGALTLFDFLAFQTAFDAGCG encoded by the coding sequence ATGCCAAGACTCGCGATCCTGCTCGCCACGCTCGGAATGATCACGTTCTGGACTGCCAGCGCGGCCGGACAAGCGTGCACCGAGCCCGACACCATCTGCCTGGTCCACCTCGACGGAACGATCGGCGTGCGCTACGACGCGGCCGATGCCGCCGGCCAGGCCGGCCATGCCGTGGCCTTCGCCGGCGACCTCAACGGCGACGGCATCGACGACCTGGCCGTGGGCGAGTACGAGGCCGACGGCGGGTACGGCGGGCCCGGCGCTGTGTACCTGGTCTACGGCAAGGCCGCTCCATTCGGGGCGCGCGAGTCGCTCGTTGCCCTTGGCCAGGGCGAGGGCACGCGCCTGACTCCACCGCCCGGCGTGAGCGGCTTCGGCTTCGAGCTGGCGCGCCTCGGCGATCTGGATGGCGACGGGTACGACGACCTGGCGATCGGCTGCTACGACCGTTATGGCGGCGTTGGCCGGGCCTACGTGCTGTTCGGGCGTGCGGGCGGCTTCCCGGCAAACGCCAGCCTGGACGACCCCGGCGTTCGCTCGCTCGCGCTCACCGCCGCCACGCCGCTCTCGTACGCGAGCGTGGCCGTCTCGTCGGCGGGCGACTTCAACGCCGACGGCCGGCCCGACCTGGCTATCGGCGCGCCGTACGCCGGCGCGGGCGGCGAGGCGTACGTGCTCTGGGGCCGCGATGTGCCCGGTGGGGCCGAGCCCTTCCCCGAGGCGCTCACCCTGGGCGCCTGGCCCGCGTCGGTGGGCCTGACGCTGCGCGGCGGCCCGGGCCAGGCGGCGGGGTCCTCCGTCGCTGGCGCGCCCTTCGGACGCACCGGCGACGCCAACGGCGACGGGATCAACGACCTGCTCGTCGGCGCACCGCTGGCCGCACCCGCCGGTCGATCCCGGGCCGGCCGTTTCTACCTGGTCTACGGCTCGACGGCCCACGGCACGGGCGGCCGCACGATCGACCTGCCCGCCATGCCCGCGGGCGTGGGCGTTCGGTTCGACGGGCTCGAAGAACGCCAGTATGTGGGCTCGCGTGTGGCCTTCCTGGGCGACCTCAACGCCGACGGTCTGGACGATTTCGGCACCTTCTCGCCCGCGGCCGGGCCCAGCGGCTCGGTCGACGGCCGCGGGTGGATCCGCTTCGGCCGCGCCCCGGGCGACGGCTTCCTCCCCATCGAGCCGCTCTGGGCCGACGATGCCGGCCGCGGCTTCGAGCTTCGGGCCGATCGCGCCCTGTCGCGCTACTTCGGCGTCGGCGCGGCGGCGATCGGAGATTTCGACGGCGACGGCATCGACGACGCCCTCATCGGCGCCTCGCTCACCTCGTACTGGCCGCCCTACGAGGCCGGCCGCGGCTTCATCCTCCAGGGCGCCCGCTCGTGGCCGGCCCGCGTCGAGCTGGGGTCCAGCCCCGAGCGATACATCCCCATCGACGGCGACTCGGACGACCAGGAAGCGGGCGCCTCGGTCGCCGGCCTGGGCGACCTCAACGGCGACGGCCTGGCCGACCTCGTGCTGGGCGCCCCGGGCCAGGTGGGCGACGCGGGCCCCCCCGGCGCGGCCTACGTCGTCTTCGGCGGCGCGATCGCGAGCGCCTGCCCGGCCGACGTCGACCGCGACGGCGCGCTGACGGTCTTCGACTTCCTGGCCTTCCAGAACCTCTTCGGCGACGGCGATCCTCGCGCGGACCTGGACGGCGACGGCGCACTCACGCTCTTCGACTTCCTCGCGTTCCAGACGGCCTTCGACGCGGGGTGCGGATAA
- a CDS encoding GC-type dockerin domain-anchored protein yields MLDHVTLVFQREDLLLPALRDGPWDLVIIRWFDAFEGPLAGDIIAELASHVDGGGKLMFSMAQLDEQPEVWPILGIDAAVDVEEPLQDIFTVHGRDDPTRRHPAFRQLGWRVNDDPFLPPTSDYGDWLEPGGDASVIAEFVDDSTGAIVVSRDGAVIVNGQHWDYWESGILTAERQLEWLLGCPADLDADGDLTVFDFFEFQNRFDSGGSSGFADFDYDGMLDVFDFLEFFNLFESGC; encoded by the coding sequence TTGCTCGATCACGTCACGCTCGTCTTCCAGCGTGAGGACCTGCTGCTGCCGGCCTTGCGCGACGGCCCGTGGGACCTGGTGATCATCCGGTGGTTCGACGCGTTCGAGGGACCGCTGGCGGGCGACATCATCGCCGAGCTGGCCTCGCACGTCGACGGCGGCGGGAAGCTCATGTTCTCGATGGCGCAGCTCGACGAGCAGCCCGAAGTGTGGCCCATCCTCGGCATTGATGCGGCGGTGGATGTCGAAGAGCCGCTCCAAGATATATTCACCGTTCATGGGCGGGACGATCCGACGCGGCGGCACCCGGCGTTTCGCCAGCTTGGGTGGCGCGTAAACGACGACCCGTTCCTGCCGCCAACCAGCGACTATGGCGATTGGCTCGAACCAGGCGGAGATGCCTCCGTGATCGCCGAGTTCGTCGACGACTCGACCGGAGCCATCGTCGTTTCACGGGACGGCGCGGTAATCGTCAACGGCCAGCACTGGGACTACTGGGAATCTGGCATCCTCACCGCCGAACGGCAGCTCGAGTGGCTGCTCGGCTGCCCGGCCGATCTCGACGCCGATGGCGACCTGACCGTCTTCGACTTCTTCGAGTTCCAGAACCGATTCGATAGCGGCGGCTCGTCCGGTTTCGCCGACTTCGACTACGACGGAATGCTCGACGTCTTCGACTTCCTGGAGTTCTTCAACCTGTTCGAGTCGGGGTGCTGA